One genomic region from Paraburkholderia azotifigens encodes:
- the rsmD gene encoding 16S rRNA (guanine(966)-N(2))-methyltransferase RsmD: MSRTSPARAKGAPSGRGQAHSIRIIGGDWKRTPLPVIDLDGLRPTPDRVRETLFNWLGQQLDGQRCLDLFAGSGALGFEAASRGAARVLMVERNARAAAQLRANQAKLSARAIEIAEADALRLAASLAPGSFDVVFIDPPFGEDLLGRSLELAAPLVSADGFLYVESGESLDAAAHAALEGWSVVRQGKAGAVYFHLLQRENEE; this comes from the coding sequence ATGTCCCGTACTTCTCCCGCCCGCGCAAAAGGCGCGCCTTCCGGCCGCGGCCAGGCACACTCGATCCGCATCATCGGCGGCGACTGGAAACGCACACCGCTGCCCGTGATCGATCTCGACGGCTTGCGCCCAACGCCCGACCGCGTCCGCGAAACGCTGTTCAACTGGCTTGGCCAGCAGCTCGATGGCCAGCGTTGTCTCGATCTTTTCGCCGGCAGCGGCGCGCTCGGTTTCGAAGCGGCGTCGCGCGGCGCTGCGCGCGTGCTGATGGTCGAGCGCAATGCGCGCGCCGCCGCGCAACTGCGGGCGAATCAGGCGAAGCTGTCGGCGCGGGCAATCGAAATCGCCGAAGCCGACGCGTTGCGCCTCGCCGCGAGCCTCGCGCCTGGTTCGTTCGACGTCGTGTTCATCGATCCGCCGTTCGGTGAGGATCTGCTCGGCCGCTCGCTGGAGCTAGCAGCACCGCTGGTCAGCGCGGATGGTTTTCTCTACGTCGAGTCGGGAGAGTCCCTCGACGCCGCCGCGCATGCGGCGCTCGAAGGCTGGTCGGTGGTGCGGCAGGGCAAGGCGGGCGCCGTCTACTTTCATTTGCTGCAGCGCGAAAATGAGGAATAA
- a CDS encoding ribose-phosphate pyrophosphokinase: MSSHDGLMVFTGNANPALAQEVVKILGIPLGKAMVSRFSDGEIQVEIQENVRGKDVFVLQSTCAPTNDNLMELMIMVDALKRASAGRITAAIPYFGYARQDRRPRSARVAISAKVVANMLEIAGVERIITMDLHADQIQGFFDIPVDNIYATPVLLGDLRKQNHENLLVVSPDVGGVVRARALAKQLNCDLAIIDKRRPKANVAEVMNIIGEVEGRTCVIMDDMVDTAGTLCKAAQVLKERGATKVFAYATHPVLSGGAGPRIAASALDELVVTDTIPLGEEARSCPKIRSLTSAGLLAETFSRIRRGDSVMSLFAES; this comes from the coding sequence ATGAGCAGCCATGACGGCCTGATGGTTTTTACTGGCAACGCAAATCCCGCGCTTGCACAGGAAGTCGTCAAAATCCTCGGTATTCCCCTCGGCAAAGCAATGGTCTCCCGGTTCTCGGATGGCGAGATCCAGGTCGAGATTCAGGAAAACGTGCGTGGCAAGGACGTCTTCGTCCTTCAGTCCACCTGCGCGCCGACCAACGACAATCTGATGGAACTGATGATCATGGTCGATGCGCTCAAGCGCGCATCCGCAGGCCGGATCACCGCGGCCATCCCCTACTTCGGCTATGCCCGTCAGGACCGTCGCCCGCGTTCGGCGCGCGTGGCGATCTCGGCGAAGGTCGTGGCGAACATGCTGGAAATCGCCGGCGTCGAGCGGATCATCACGATGGATCTGCACGCTGACCAGATTCAAGGCTTCTTCGACATCCCCGTCGACAACATCTACGCCACGCCCGTGCTGCTCGGCGATCTGCGCAAGCAGAATCACGAGAACCTGCTGGTCGTGTCGCCGGACGTCGGCGGCGTGGTCCGCGCCCGTGCGCTGGCAAAACAGCTGAATTGTGATCTGGCCATCATCGACAAGCGTCGTCCGAAGGCGAACGTCGCTGAAGTGATGAACATCATCGGTGAGGTCGAAGGCCGTACCTGCGTGATCATGGATGACATGGTCGACACGGCAGGCACGCTGTGCAAGGCAGCGCAAGTGCTGAAGGAGCGCGGCGCGACGAAGGTGTTCGCGTACGCAACACACCCGGTGCTGTCGGGTGGCGCCGGTCCGCGTATTGCTGCATCTGCGCTCGACGAACTCGTTGTCACCGATACGATTCCCCTCGGCGAAGAAGCCCGCTCGTGCCCGAAGATCCGCTCGCTGACGAGCGCAGGTCTGCTAGCCGAAACGTTCTCGCGTATCCGTCGCGGCGACTCGGTGATGTCGCTGTTTGCGGAAAGCTAA
- the ftsY gene encoding signal recognition particle-docking protein FtsY, with translation MFSFFKRFKGSKAPDDTPDASQTDAGTDVDMRDEAQPEAPAAPRQQALPDSADAPEFDPDYVPDAADFEDTDDENDANVEIVPPPLPEAAAKRSWITRLRSGLSKTSSSITGIFVGTKIDEDLYEELETALLMSDAGVDATEYLLETLREKVRAERLTDPQQVKTALRTLLVDLLKPLEKSLTLGHYHPTVMMIAGVNGAGKTTSIGKLAKHMQRFNQSVLLAAGDTFRAAAREQLAIWGERNNVTVVQQESGDPAAVIFDAVGAARARKINVVMADTAGRLPTQLHLMEELRKVKRVIGKAMDGAPHEVLLVIDANTGQNALAQVKAFDDALGLTGLIVTKLDGTAKGGILAAIARQRPVPVYFIGVGEKVEDLQPFSAEEFSDALLG, from the coding sequence ATGTTCAGCTTTTTCAAACGATTCAAGGGTTCCAAGGCGCCCGACGACACGCCTGATGCGTCGCAGACCGATGCCGGCACAGATGTCGACATGCGGGACGAGGCGCAGCCGGAAGCGCCCGCCGCGCCCCGTCAGCAAGCTCTTCCGGATTCCGCCGACGCGCCCGAATTCGATCCCGACTACGTCCCTGACGCAGCCGATTTCGAAGATACGGACGACGAAAACGATGCAAACGTCGAAATCGTCCCGCCGCCCTTGCCCGAAGCTGCCGCCAAACGCTCGTGGATCACGCGTCTTCGCAGCGGTCTGTCGAAAACGAGTTCGAGCATCACGGGTATTTTCGTCGGCACGAAGATCGACGAAGATCTGTACGAAGAACTCGAGACGGCACTGCTGATGTCCGACGCGGGCGTCGATGCAACGGAATATCTGCTCGAAACGCTGCGCGAGAAAGTGCGCGCTGAGCGCCTCACCGATCCGCAGCAGGTCAAGACCGCGCTGCGCACGCTGCTCGTCGACCTGCTGAAGCCGCTCGAGAAGTCGCTGACGCTCGGTCACTACCATCCGACCGTGATGATGATCGCGGGCGTCAACGGCGCAGGCAAGACGACGAGCATCGGCAAGCTGGCGAAGCATATGCAGCGCTTCAACCAGTCGGTGCTGCTCGCTGCGGGCGATACATTCCGCGCGGCCGCGCGCGAACAGCTCGCGATCTGGGGCGAGCGCAACAACGTAACGGTCGTGCAGCAGGAAAGCGGCGATCCCGCGGCGGTGATTTTCGATGCCGTCGGCGCAGCGCGCGCGCGTAAGATCAACGTCGTGATGGCGGATACGGCCGGCCGTCTGCCGACCCAGCTTCACCTGATGGAAGAATTGCGCAAGGTGAAGCGCGTGATCGGCAAAGCGATGGACGGCGCGCCGCACGAAGTGCTGCTCGTCATCGATGCGAACACGGGTCAGAACGCGCTCGCCCAGGTGAAGGCATTCGACGACGCGCTTGGGCTCACCGGCCTGATCGTGACGAAGCTCGACGGCACGGCGAAGGGCGGCATTCTCGCGGCGATTGCGCGGCAACGTCCCGTGCCCGTGTACTTCATCGGTGTCGGCGAGAAGGTCGAAGACCTGCAACCGTTCAGCGCCGAAGAGTTTTCGGATGCATTGCTCGGGTGA
- the coaD gene encoding pantetheine-phosphate adenylyltransferase, with protein MVVAVYPGTFDPLTRGHEDLVRRASSIFDTLVVGVADSRNKRPFFTLEERLEIANEVLGHYPNVQVMSFKGLLKDFVRINNARVIVRGLRAVSDFEYEFQMAGMNRYLLPDVETMFMTPSDQYQFISGTIVREIAQLGGDVSKFVFPSVEKRLQDKVAAYEQARAANP; from the coding sequence ATGGTTGTCGCCGTGTATCCGGGTACGTTCGATCCGCTCACGCGCGGTCACGAAGACCTCGTGCGTCGAGCATCGAGCATTTTCGACACGCTGGTGGTGGGTGTCGCGGACAGCCGCAACAAGCGGCCCTTCTTCACGCTCGAAGAGCGCCTCGAGATTGCGAACGAAGTGCTCGGCCACTATCCGAACGTCCAGGTGATGAGCTTCAAGGGACTATTGAAGGATTTCGTCCGCATCAACAACGCGCGCGTGATTGTGCGCGGGCTGCGCGCCGTGTCGGATTTCGAGTACGAGTTTCAGATGGCGGGCATGAACCGGTATCTGCTGCCCGACGTCGAGACGATGTTCATGACGCCGTCGGACCAATACCAGTTCATCTCGGGCACGATCGTCCGCGAGATCGCACAACTGGGCGGCGATGTGAGCAAGTTCGTGTTCCCGTCGGTGGAAAAGCGGCTGCAGGACAAGGTCGCCGCTTACGAACAGGCTCGCGCTGCCAATCCGTGA
- the pth gene encoding aminoacyl-tRNA hydrolase, giving the protein MIKLIVGLGNPGAEYTATRHNAGFWLVDQLAREAGTTLRDERRFHGFYAKARLYGEEVHLLQPMTYMNRSGQSVVALAHFFKILPDQILVAHDELDLPPGTVKLKLGGGSGGHNGLKDISAHLSTQQYWRLRIGIGHPRDLIPESARAGAKPDVANFVLKPPRKEEQDVIDASIERALAVMPTVVKGELERAMMQLHRNP; this is encoded by the coding sequence ATGATCAAGCTGATCGTCGGGCTCGGCAATCCGGGCGCCGAATACACCGCGACCCGCCACAACGCCGGCTTCTGGCTCGTCGACCAACTCGCTCGCGAAGCGGGCACGACGTTGCGCGACGAGCGGCGTTTCCACGGCTTCTACGCGAAGGCGCGTCTGTACGGCGAGGAAGTGCATCTGCTGCAGCCGATGACGTATATGAACCGCTCTGGTCAGTCGGTCGTCGCGCTCGCGCATTTCTTCAAGATTCTGCCGGACCAGATTCTCGTCGCTCACGACGAACTCGATCTGCCGCCCGGCACCGTCAAGCTGAAGCTCGGCGGCGGCAGCGGCGGGCACAATGGCCTGAAGGACATTTCCGCTCATCTGTCGACACAGCAATACTGGCGGCTGCGCATCGGCATTGGCCATCCGCGCGATCTGATCCCCGAAAGCGCCCGCGCCGGCGCGAAGCCCGATGTCGCGAACTTCGTGCTGAAGCCGCCGCGCAAGGAAGAACAGGATGTGATCGACGCGTCGATCGAGCGCGCGCTGGCAGTGATGCCGACTGTCGTCAAGGGCGAACTCGAACGCGCGATGATGCAACTGCATCGCAATCCCTGA
- a CDS encoding tetratricopeptide repeat protein, with product MNLSIVKQYLKRRAGANSVPHAVSARRLLGVAALAVWTLAALPAHAQDPSPDADDNAVSVQDAFGPDSAEEKANLPSVLLSSQIVFQVLAAEVALQRNQPAPAYQTYLSLARDTHDPRMAQRATEIALAAQSPSDALAAAQLWQEYAPQSERAAQLDASLLVLSGKPDDAKPMLAKELAKIPPENRGNGILALQLLISRGPNRVGGLHVLQDLLANDMNRPEAQFALARQQLIADDAPGARKSLEQALKLKPDYLPAALMLSQMGPEERKEGIASLEKYVQANPKSHEARLALAQMYLASDRLDDAQKQFEFMQKDNPNDLTPLMALALIKIQQKNLPEAQNYLQQYAQKAEKTPGADAGQAYIYLAQLSLEQKDTAGASRWLDKIPPTSTQYVPAQITRAQLLQKQGKVDDARKLLAGIRAQDPHEQALIARTDAAILFDAKRYQEAEARLAQATSEFPDDPDLTYDYAMAAEKNGHYDVMETQLRKLMRTQPDNAQAYNALGYSLADRGQRLQEADKLVEKALALSPNDAFIMDSVGWVKYRLGDTSDAIRVLRKAYDLQPNAEIGAHLGEVLWKSGDQDQARAAWRDARKLEPDNDTLVKTLKRFQVNDL from the coding sequence ATGAACCTGTCCATCGTTAAGCAGTATTTGAAGCGCCGGGCCGGTGCGAACAGCGTGCCGCACGCCGTTTCCGCACGCCGGCTGCTGGGTGTGGCCGCTCTGGCTGTCTGGACGCTAGCCGCCTTGCCCGCGCATGCGCAGGATCCGTCGCCCGATGCGGATGACAACGCTGTCTCCGTGCAAGACGCTTTCGGCCCCGATTCCGCCGAAGAAAAAGCCAATCTGCCCAGCGTTCTGCTGAGCAGCCAGATCGTCTTCCAGGTGCTCGCGGCGGAAGTCGCGCTGCAACGTAATCAGCCGGCGCCAGCGTATCAGACCTATCTCTCGCTTGCGCGGGACACGCACGATCCGCGCATGGCGCAGCGCGCGACGGAAATCGCGCTTGCCGCGCAGAGTCCGTCGGATGCGCTGGCTGCCGCACAGCTGTGGCAGGAATACGCGCCGCAATCCGAACGCGCCGCGCAACTGGACGCATCGCTGCTCGTGCTGTCCGGCAAGCCTGACGACGCGAAGCCGATGCTCGCGAAAGAACTCGCGAAGATTCCGCCGGAAAACCGCGGCAACGGCATTCTCGCACTGCAACTGCTGATTTCGCGCGGTCCGAATCGCGTGGGCGGTCTGCACGTGCTGCAGGATCTGCTCGCAAACGACATGAATCGCCCCGAAGCGCAATTCGCGCTCGCGCGTCAGCAGCTGATCGCCGACGATGCGCCCGGTGCGCGCAAATCGCTGGAACAGGCGCTCAAGCTGAAGCCCGACTATCTGCCCGCTGCGTTGATGCTGTCGCAGATGGGACCGGAAGAGCGCAAGGAAGGCATCGCGTCGCTTGAGAAATACGTCCAGGCGAATCCGAAGTCGCATGAAGCGCGGCTCGCGCTCGCGCAAATGTATCTGGCCAGCGATCGCCTCGACGACGCGCAGAAACAGTTCGAGTTCATGCAGAAGGACAACCCGAACGACCTGACGCCGCTGATGGCGCTTGCGCTCATCAAGATCCAGCAAAAGAATCTGCCCGAAGCGCAAAACTATCTGCAGCAGTACGCGCAAAAGGCCGAGAAAACGCCGGGCGCGGACGCGGGCCAGGCGTACATCTATCTTGCGCAGCTGTCGCTCGAACAGAAGGACACGGCAGGGGCGAGCCGGTGGCTCGACAAGATTCCGCCGACCAGCACGCAGTACGTTCCCGCGCAGATCACGCGCGCGCAACTGCTCCAGAAACAGGGCAAAGTGGACGATGCGCGCAAGCTGCTTGCGGGCATTCGCGCGCAGGATCCGCACGAGCAGGCGCTGATCGCGCGCACCGACGCAGCGATCCTGTTCGACGCGAAGCGCTATCAGGAAGCGGAGGCGCGTCTCGCTCAGGCGACGAGCGAGTTCCCGGACGACCCCGATCTCACGTACGACTACGCGATGGCCGCCGAGAAGAACGGCCATTACGACGTGATGGAAACGCAGTTGCGCAAGCTCATGCGCACGCAACCGGACAACGCGCAGGCTTACAACGCGCTCGGCTATTCGCTCGCGGATCGCGGGCAGCGTCTGCAGGAAGCGGACAAGCTGGTCGAGAAGGCGCTGGCGCTGTCGCCGAACGATGCGTTCATCATGGACAGCGTCGGCTGGGTGAAGTACCGGCTTGGCGATACGTCGGATGCGATCCGCGTGCTGCGCAAGGCCTACGATCTGCAGCCGAACGCCGAAATTGGCGCGCATCTCGGCGAAGTGCTATGGAAAAGCGGCGACCAGGATCAGGCGCGCGCGGCCTGGCGCGATGCCCGCAAGCTCGAACCCGACAACGATACGCTCGTCAAAACGCTCAAACGTTTTCAGGTGAACGATCTCTGA
- the ispE gene encoding 4-(cytidine 5'-diphospho)-2-C-methyl-D-erythritol kinase has protein sequence MIETNDSLRDCLAPAKLNLFLHITGRLPNGYHALQTVFQLLDWGDTLHFTRRDDGTITRGTEIADVPADTDLTVRAAKLLKEHTGTRLGVNIEIDKRLPMGAGLGGGSSDAATTLLALNRLWKLNVPRAELQSLAVKLGADVPFFVFGKNAFAEGIGEELEQVQLPPRHFLVVTPRVHVPTSAIFSEKDLTRDTKALTIADFLAQVSCSAGWPDSFGQNDMQQVVARKYAEVAQVLRWFDNIAPARMTGSGASVFAAFHSKDEAVAAQAKLPVEWNSAVTASLDTHPLFSFAA, from the coding sequence ATGATCGAAACGAACGACTCGCTGCGCGACTGCCTCGCTCCAGCGAAGCTGAACCTCTTCCTGCACATCACAGGCCGTCTGCCGAATGGCTATCACGCGTTGCAGACGGTGTTCCAGTTGCTCGACTGGGGCGATACGCTGCACTTCACGCGCCGCGATGATGGCACGATCACACGCGGCACCGAAATCGCCGACGTTCCCGCCGACACCGACCTCACGGTGCGCGCCGCGAAGCTGCTCAAGGAACATACGGGCACGCGCCTGGGCGTGAACATCGAGATCGACAAGCGGCTGCCGATGGGCGCGGGTCTCGGCGGCGGCAGCTCCGACGCAGCGACGACGTTGCTCGCACTGAACCGTCTGTGGAAGCTGAATGTGCCGCGCGCGGAACTGCAATCACTTGCAGTGAAACTGGGCGCCGATGTGCCGTTCTTCGTGTTCGGAAAAAATGCCTTTGCAGAGGGTATCGGAGAAGAACTCGAGCAGGTACAATTGCCGCCGCGCCACTTCCTGGTGGTGACACCGAGGGTTCACGTTCCAACGTCAGCAATTTTCTCCGAAAAAGACTTGACGAGAGACACAAAAGCCCTCACAATAGCAGACTTTCTTGCACAGGTTAGTTGCAGCGCAGGATGGCCAGACAGCTTCGGCCAGAATGACATGCAGCAAGTTGTCGCAAGGAAATACGCGGAAGTTGCGCAGGTGCTGAGATGGTTTGACAACATCGCGCCGGCGCGGATGACAGGATCAGGTGCAAGCGTTTTTGCAGCGTTCCATAGCAAAGATGAAGCGGTCGCGGCGCAAGCCAAACTGCCAGTCGAATGGAACAGTGCAGTGACGGCAAGCCTGGACACGCATCCACTCTTTTCTTTCGCGGCATAA
- the lolB gene encoding lipoprotein insertase outer membrane protein LolB yields MHFSLPAFSSPAPRRAALGLAAAAIVALSGCASVKPQGPSTSNAATAVTAQTSRAYHGRFAVQYVDQNGQQRNAYGNFDWQEHGDTVTLELRNPLGQTLAIVTSSPSAATLELPNRQPVTADNVSTLMQNALGFALPVEGLRYWLQPSVAPTSKATTEKDPQQETRLKEIQQDGWTIDYVAYADAPATSVKRVNLARTEPPLDIKLVLDQ; encoded by the coding sequence ATGCATTTTTCCTTGCCCGCTTTCTCCTCTCCAGCGCCGCGCCGCGCGGCGCTGGGTCTCGCAGCCGCAGCCATCGTCGCCTTGTCCGGCTGTGCTTCCGTCAAGCCGCAGGGTCCGTCCACTTCGAATGCAGCAACGGCCGTCACCGCACAAACGAGCCGCGCCTATCACGGCCGCTTCGCCGTTCAGTACGTCGATCAGAACGGACAGCAGCGCAATGCGTACGGCAACTTCGACTGGCAAGAACACGGCGATACTGTCACGCTGGAACTGCGTAATCCGCTTGGACAAACTTTGGCCATTGTCACGTCGTCGCCTTCGGCGGCCACGCTCGAATTGCCGAACCGTCAGCCGGTGACAGCCGATAACGTCTCCACGCTGATGCAGAATGCACTCGGCTTCGCGTTGCCGGTCGAAGGTCTGCGCTACTGGCTGCAGCCGTCGGTTGCGCCCACATCGAAGGCGACGACCGAGAAAGATCCGCAACAGGAAACGCGTCTGAAGGAAATCCAGCAGGACGGCTGGACGATCGACTACGTCGCCTACGCCGATGCGCCTGCAACCAGCGTGAAGCGCGTCAATCTCGCGCGTACCGAACCACCGCTCGACATCAAGCTCGTGCTCGACCAGTAA
- the hisC gene encoding histidinol-phosphate transaminase, with product MSRYWSDIVHRLTPYVPGEQPALAHPVKLNTNENPYPPSPAVLRAIREELGEHAESLRRYPDPTARVLRETVAAQHGLKAEQVFAGNGSDEVLAIVFQALLKHDKPILFPDITYSFYPTYARLYDVEYRTIPLDDTFQIRVDDYMQPDGEPNGGIIFPNPNAPTGHALPLSDIERIVASNPDSVVVIDEAYVDFGAQSAIPLISKYPNLLVVHTTSKSRSLAGMRVGFAFGDAALIDALTRVKDSFNSYPLDRLAQAAATAAYKDDVWFRECTDKVIASRERLTSQLTALGFEVVPSSANFVFARHEGYDAATLAARLREKEVFVRHFRLPRIDQHLRISIGTDAECDTLLDALKDILGGYAG from the coding sequence TTGAGCCGCTACTGGAGCGATATCGTTCACCGGTTGACGCCGTATGTGCCAGGCGAGCAGCCTGCGCTCGCGCATCCCGTGAAGCTGAACACCAACGAAAATCCGTACCCGCCCTCGCCCGCCGTGCTGCGCGCGATCCGCGAGGAACTGGGCGAGCACGCCGAGTCGCTGCGTCGTTATCCCGATCCGACGGCGCGCGTATTGCGCGAGACGGTCGCAGCACAGCACGGGTTAAAAGCGGAACAGGTGTTTGCGGGCAACGGTTCGGATGAAGTACTCGCGATCGTGTTTCAGGCGCTTCTCAAGCACGACAAGCCGATTCTCTTTCCGGACATCACGTACAGCTTCTATCCGACGTACGCGCGTCTTTACGACGTCGAGTATCGGACGATTCCACTCGACGACACGTTCCAGATTCGCGTGGACGACTACATGCAGCCTGACGGCGAGCCAAACGGCGGGATCATCTTCCCGAATCCGAATGCACCGACAGGTCACGCGCTGCCGCTTTCGGACATCGAGCGAATCGTCGCGTCGAATCCCGATTCAGTCGTGGTTATTGACGAAGCGTATGTCGACTTCGGCGCGCAATCTGCCATTCCGCTGATCAGCAAGTATCCGAATCTACTCGTCGTCCATACGACGTCGAAGTCGCGTTCGCTCGCCGGCATGCGGGTCGGCTTTGCATTCGGCGACGCCGCGTTGATCGATGCATTGACTCGCGTAAAGGACAGCTTCAATTCGTATCCGCTCGACCGCCTCGCCCAGGCCGCCGCGACGGCCGCGTATAAGGACGACGTGTGGTTTCGCGAATGTACGGACAAGGTCATCGCCAGCCGCGAACGGCTGACGTCGCAGTTGACGGCGCTGGGGTTCGAAGTCGTGCCGTCGTCGGCGAATTTCGTGTTCGCGCGCCACGAAGGCTACGATGCGGCCACGCTCGCAGCTCGACTGAGGGAAAAGGAAGTCTTCGTGCGGCACTTCAGGCTGCCGCGCATCGACCAGCATCTGCGTATTTCGATCGGCACGGATGCCGAGTGCGACACGCTGCTGGACGCGCTGAAGGATATTCTTGGCGGGTACGCCGGTTAA
- a CDS encoding 50S ribosomal protein L25/general stress protein Ctc, which produces MKVIAFERNLQGTGASRRLRNSGKAPGIVYGVGEPQLIELDHNALWHALKKEAFHSSILELEVAGKSQQVLLRDVQYHPFRQLVLHVDFQRVDASKKLHTKVPLHFMNQETNPAVKLGGAIISHVINEIEIECLPAALPEFIEVDLAKIEAGQSLHATDIALPAGVALVAHLVAENPVIVSAPIPAGAQSEEAAAEGETPAAE; this is translated from the coding sequence ATGAAAGTCATCGCTTTCGAGCGTAATCTGCAAGGTACGGGTGCGAGCCGCCGCCTGCGTAACTCGGGCAAGGCCCCGGGTATCGTGTACGGCGTCGGCGAACCGCAACTGATCGAACTCGATCACAACGCGCTGTGGCACGCACTGAAGAAAGAAGCATTCCACTCGTCGATTCTCGAACTGGAAGTGGCAGGCAAGTCGCAACAGGTTCTGCTGCGCGACGTGCAATACCATCCGTTCCGTCAGCTCGTGCTGCACGTGGACTTCCAGCGCGTCGACGCATCGAAGAAGCTGCACACGAAGGTGCCGCTGCACTTCATGAATCAGGAAACCAACCCGGCTGTGAAGCTGGGCGGCGCGATCATCTCGCACGTCATCAACGAAATCGAAATCGAATGCCTGCCGGCCGCTCTGCCGGAGTTCATCGAAGTCGATCTGGCGAAGATCGAAGCGGGTCAATCGCTGCACGCAACGGACATCGCTCTGCCGGCTGGCGTCGCACTGGTTGCGCACCTCGTCGCAGAAAACCCGGTGATCGTTTCGGCACCGATTCCTGCTGGCGCACAGTCGGAAGAAGCAGCAGCTGAAGGCGAAACGCCGGCAGCTGAATAA
- a CDS encoding YfhL family 4Fe-4S dicluster ferredoxin, translating to MALMITDECINCDVCEPECPNDAISMGPEIYVIDPKKCTECVGHFDEPQCVQVCPVECIPRNPEHLETPEQLMDKYNGLQAAKSA from the coding sequence ATGGCCCTGATGATTACCGACGAGTGCATCAATTGCGATGTATGCGAGCCCGAGTGCCCGAACGACGCAATTTCGATGGGCCCGGAAATCTATGTGATCGACCCGAAGAAGTGCACCGAATGTGTCGGCCACTTCGATGAGCCGCAATGCGTGCAGGTGTGTCCCGTCGAATGTATTCCGCGCAATCCGGAACATCTGGAAACGCCGGAACAGTTGATGGACAAGTACAACGGGCTGCAGGCTGCGAAGAGCGCCTAG
- the mutM gene encoding bifunctional DNA-formamidopyrimidine glycosylase/DNA-(apurinic or apyrimidinic site) lyase, translated as MPELPEVEVTRRGIEPYVAGRRVERVDVRTPALRWPIPPGFARLLHGRLIHKVERRGKYLLFEIDEGWFIVHLGMTGTLRVLRNVPHPPAAAKHDHVDWIFDDFILRFRDPRRFGAVLWHPRSAGDVLDHPLLADLGVEPFAPSFSGALLHRKTRGRKVSVKQALLAGEIVVGVGNIYASESLFRAGIRPTTQAGRISLVRYDLLADAVRVTLAAAIEKGGSTLRDFVGSNGESGYFQLDYFVYDRAGLPCRVCGTPIKQIVQGQRSTYYCPTCQR; from the coding sequence ATGCCAGAGCTGCCAGAAGTTGAGGTTACCCGACGCGGAATCGAACCTTATGTCGCGGGGCGCCGCGTCGAGCGCGTCGATGTACGCACGCCCGCGTTGCGCTGGCCCATTCCGCCCGGTTTCGCGCGCCTGCTGCACGGCCGGCTGATCCACAAGGTGGAGCGGCGCGGCAAATATCTGCTGTTCGAGATCGACGAGGGCTGGTTCATCGTGCATCTCGGCATGACGGGAACACTCCGTGTGCTGCGCAACGTGCCGCATCCGCCTGCCGCTGCGAAGCACGACCACGTCGACTGGATTTTCGACGACTTCATTTTGCGCTTTCGCGATCCGCGGCGCTTCGGCGCTGTGTTATGGCACCCGCGCTCGGCAGGCGACGTTCTCGATCATCCGCTGCTGGCCGATCTCGGCGTCGAGCCGTTCGCGCCGTCTTTTTCGGGCGCGCTGCTGCATCGCAAGACGCGCGGGCGCAAGGTATCGGTGAAGCAGGCGTTGCTCGCGGGCGAAATCGTCGTCGGCGTGGGCAACATTTACGCCTCTGAAAGCCTGTTTCGCGCGGGCATCCGGCCGACCACGCAAGCGGGCCGCATCTCGCTCGTTCGTTACGATCTGCTTGCAGACGCCGTGCGCGTCACGCTAGCCGCCGCGATCGAGAAAGGTGGCAGCACGTTGCGCGACTTCGTCGGCAGCAACGGCGAGAGCGGCTATTTCCAGCTCGACTATTTCGTCTATGATCGCGCGGGCCTGCCATGCCGCGTGTGCGGCACGCCGATCAAACAGATCGTGCAGGGCCAACGCTCCACCTACTACTGTCCGACCTGTCAGCGCTGA